Proteins co-encoded in one Nicotiana sylvestris chromosome 7, ASM39365v2, whole genome shotgun sequence genomic window:
- the LOC104228845 gene encoding suppressor of disruption of TFIIS: MEYGHVQRPKYDCLLFDLDDTLYPLSTGLASSVRKNIEDYMVEKLGIEQSKIAELGNLLYKNYGTTMAGLRAIGYDFDYDEYHSFVHGRLPYENLRPDPVLRSLLLSLPIRKVIFTNADKVHALKALNRLGLEDCFEGILCFETLNPIHKSTPSDDEDDIEFLGSATSSNTAANNGTEIFDIIGHFAQPKPGSVLPKTPIVCKPSEIAIERALKIANINPHRTLFFEDSVRNIQAGKRVGLDTVLVGNSQRVVGADYALESIHNIREALPQLWEVDRVAEVNYSGVAVETSVTA, encoded by the exons ATGGAATATGGACATGTTCAGAGACCAAAGTACGACTGTCTTCTTTTTG ATTTAGATGATACTTTGTATCCTCTGAGCACTGGTTTAGCATCAAGTGTTCGTAAGAATATTGAAG ATTATATGGTTGAAAAGCTTGGTATAGAACAAAGCAAAATTGCTGAGCTGGGTAATTTACTGTACAAGAATTATGGGACTACAATGGCTGGCCTTAGG GCAATTGGCTACGATTTCGATTATGATGAGTACCATAG TTTTGTCCATGGGAGGTTACCCTATGAAAATTTAAGGCCTGACCCTGTTCTGAGAAGTCTTTTGCTAAGCTTACCAATCCGCAAAGTT ATCTTCACAAATGCTGATAAGGTCCATGCTCTGAAAGCTTTGAATAGGCTAGGATTAGAAGATTGTTTTGAAGGTATTTTATGTTTTGAGACTCTGAATCCAATTCACAAGAGCACTCCATCAGATGACGAAGACGACATTGAGTTTTTGGGATCAGCCACATCTTCAAACACTGCTGCAAATAATGGCACTGAGATCTTTGACATTATTGGTCATTTTGCTCAACCTAAACCTGGATCAGTATTGCCAAAAACACCAATTGTCTGTAAACCTTCAGAAATCGCCATTGAACGCGCTTTAAAGATTGCCAACATTAATCCACACAGAACT CTTTTCTTTGAAGATAGTGTCCGTAACATTCAAGCTGGCAAGCGTGTTGGTCTTGATACAGTACTG GTTGGCAATTCACAAAGAGTTGTAGGAGCAGATTATGCATTAGAAAGCATCCACAACATAAGGGAAGCATTACCACAACTTTGGGAAGTTGACAGGGTGGCTGAAGTTAACTACTCAGGTGTTGCTGTTGAGACATCTGTCACAGCTTAA